From the Rhodoferax mekongensis genome, one window contains:
- a CDS encoding TatD family hydrolase: MFTDSHCHLTFPELALSWPSISEAMRAAKVDRALCICTTLEEFEAVHSFALSVPHIWASAGVHPDNEGVREPDLETLLFLGSLPKVIAIGETGLDYYRLGDRSIADMEWQRERFRLHIRAARQLGKPLVIHTRNASEDTLRLLKEEGECGDSRSAGGVFHCFTEDTLVARRALDLGFYISFSGIVTFKSAQSIRDVVAMVPLDRLLIETDSPYLAPVPHRGKTNNPSYLPFVAQELARIRDCSIEDIASVTSRNFEELFKVKT; encoded by the coding sequence ATGTTTACAGACTCCCATTGCCACCTTACTTTTCCAGAGCTGGCACTCAGTTGGCCCAGTATTTCCGAAGCCATGCGGGCCGCCAAAGTGGACCGCGCTTTGTGTATTTGCACGACTCTGGAAGAGTTTGAAGCTGTTCATTCATTTGCACTTTCCGTTCCGCACATCTGGGCTAGCGCAGGCGTACATCCTGACAACGAAGGGGTCAGGGAACCGGACCTAGAAACGCTGTTGTTTCTCGGCTCACTTCCCAAGGTAATTGCGATTGGAGAAACGGGTCTGGACTACTACCGTCTCGGCGACAGAAGCATTGCTGATATGGAATGGCAGCGTGAGCGCTTCAGACTCCACATCAGAGCAGCGCGCCAATTGGGTAAACCGCTGGTTATCCACACGCGAAATGCATCGGAGGACACCCTTAGGTTGCTCAAGGAGGAGGGGGAGTGCGGAGATAGCCGGAGCGCCGGTGGCGTGTTCCATTGTTTTACCGAAGATACATTGGTCGCCCGCCGTGCGTTGGACCTAGGCTTCTACATTTCTTTCTCTGGAATTGTCACCTTCAAGTCAGCGCAAAGCATCCGGGATGTTGTTGCCATGGTTCCCCTCGATCGCCTGTTGATCGAGACGGATAGTCCTTATTTGGCTCCAGTGCCCCACCGCGGAAAGACCAACAATCCTTCCTACTTGCCCTTCGTCGCACAAGAACTTGCCAGGATCAGGGACTGTTCCATTGAAGATATTGCGTCCGTTACCAGCAGGAACTTTGAAGAATTATTCAAGGTAAAGACATGA
- the guaA gene encoding glutamine-hydrolyzing GMP synthase, translated as MHQKILILDFGSQVTQLIARRVREAHVFCEVHPCDVTGEWVKSYAADGDLKGVILSGSHASVYEEATDKAPQAVFDLGVPVLGICYGMQTMAQQLGGKVEAGHTREFGSAQVRAHGHTKLLEGIQDSTNSEGHGVLDVWMSHGDKVTEMPPGFTLMASNPSCPIAGMADEARGFYAVQFHPEVTHTRKGQELLERFVLEICGARPDWIMGDYIAEAVEKIRELVGNEEVILGLSGGVDSSVAAALIHRAIGDQLTCVFVDHGLLRLNEGDMVMDMFVGKLHAKVIRVDASDQFLGHLSGVSDPEAKRKIIGREFVEVFKAEAARLTAAGESKNGAKWLAQGTIYPDVIESGGAKSKKAVTIKSHHNVGGLPEQLGLKLLEPLRELFKDEVRELGVALGLPADMVYRHPFPGPGLGVRILGAVNKEYADLLRRADAIFIEELRKTPYEGATLPGVNPRKPPKTWYDAVSQAFTVFLPVKSVGVMGDGRTYDYVVALRAVQTSDFMTADWAELPYSLLKTVSGRIINEVRGINRVTYDVSSKPPATIEWE; from the coding sequence ATGCACCAAAAAATACTGATTCTTGATTTCGGTTCGCAAGTCACTCAGCTTATCGCACGCCGGGTTCGCGAAGCCCATGTCTTTTGTGAAGTGCATCCCTGCGACGTCACAGGTGAGTGGGTTAAATCCTATGCTGCAGACGGAGATCTTAAGGGTGTGATCTTGTCCGGAAGTCATGCGAGCGTCTACGAAGAGGCTACAGACAAGGCTCCGCAAGCCGTTTTCGATTTGGGCGTACCTGTTCTGGGGATTTGCTACGGCATGCAAACCATGGCCCAACAATTGGGGGGCAAGGTTGAGGCCGGTCATACCCGTGAGTTTGGTTCGGCCCAAGTTCGTGCACATGGTCACACCAAGCTTCTGGAGGGGATTCAGGACAGCACCAATTCCGAAGGCCATGGCGTGCTGGATGTCTGGATGAGCCATGGTGACAAGGTTACAGAAATGCCGCCGGGCTTCACTCTGATGGCGTCCAATCCTTCTTGCCCTATTGCCGGCATGGCTGATGAGGCGCGCGGATTTTATGCAGTTCAGTTTCACCCGGAAGTGACCCATACCCGCAAAGGGCAGGAATTACTGGAGCGCTTCGTACTCGAGATATGTGGCGCTCGTCCTGACTGGATTATGGGTGACTACATTGCTGAGGCCGTGGAAAAAATCCGGGAGCTGGTCGGCAACGAAGAAGTCATTTTGGGACTGAGTGGTGGGGTCGATTCTTCGGTGGCCGCCGCCCTGATTCACCGGGCCATCGGCGACCAATTGACTTGCGTGTTTGTTGACCATGGTCTGCTTCGATTGAACGAAGGCGACATGGTCATGGACATGTTTGTAGGAAAGCTGCATGCCAAAGTGATTCGTGTGGATGCGTCTGACCAGTTCTTGGGCCACCTTTCTGGTGTCAGTGATCCGGAAGCCAAGCGAAAAATTATCGGCCGGGAGTTTGTCGAGGTTTTCAAAGCAGAAGCTGCACGACTCACGGCTGCTGGCGAAAGCAAAAATGGTGCGAAGTGGCTTGCGCAAGGCACCATTTATCCGGATGTCATTGAGTCCGGCGGGGCCAAGAGCAAAAAAGCAGTCACCATCAAGAGTCACCACAATGTTGGTGGCTTGCCGGAGCAGTTGGGCTTGAAGCTTCTCGAACCACTGCGTGAACTCTTTAAAGACGAGGTGCGTGAACTGGGTGTCGCCCTTGGCCTGCCTGCCGATATGGTGTACCGGCATCCTTTCCCTGGGCCCGGACTGGGGGTTCGCATTCTGGGTGCTGTGAATAAGGAATACGCCGATCTGTTGCGTCGCGCAGATGCAATTTTTATTGAAGAGCTTCGCAAAACTCCTTACGAGGGTGCGACATTGCCGGGGGTAAACCCCCGGAAGCCGCCAAAAACCTGGTACGACGCAGTGTCCCAGGCGTTCACCGTTTTTCTGCCGGTCAAGAGCGTTGGTGTGATGGGGGATGGTCGTACTTACGACTATGTTGTTGCTTTGCGAGCGGTTCAAACCAGTGATTTCATGACCGCCGACTGGGCGGAACTTCCTTACAGCCTGTTGAAGACAGTGTCAGGACGAATCATCAACGAGGTTCGTGGCATCAATAGGGTGACTTATGACGTGAGTAGCAAGCCTCCTGCCACTATTGAGTGGGAGTGA
- a CDS encoding LD-carboxypeptidase: MNKSVYIYSPSGAVRDKAAFRRGVRRLQALGYEVEVDSDALSSHMRFAGDDESRLRAISRACESRADIALISRGGYGITRILGQINYADVAKAIDLGTSFVGISDFTAFQAAVFAKTGRITWAGPALCEGFGVPVTQDSQPDDIMEDCFHDLMLGQGEGAGWRQDKSGFIPPEDVQLASDSVVWGGNLCVLSTLIGTEFLPSINGGILFLEDIAEHPYRIERMLTQLLYSGVLSRQKAILFGQFTGYQLGSHDKGFKFSTVIEWLRTRVNVPILTNLPYGHVQTKVLIPFGKKSDLAVSGRDAMLFWGH; encoded by the coding sequence GTGAATAAATCTGTATATATCTATTCTCCATCGGGCGCAGTTAGGGACAAAGCTGCATTCAGGCGAGGCGTCCGGCGACTCCAAGCCCTGGGTTATGAAGTCGAAGTAGATTCGGACGCTTTATCGAGTCATATGCGATTCGCTGGCGATGATGAATCACGCTTGAGGGCTATTTCGCGGGCGTGTGAAAGTCGGGCAGACATTGCCCTGATTAGCAGGGGAGGGTATGGAATCACCCGGATACTTGGGCAGATTAACTATGCGGATGTAGCAAAGGCGATCGATCTCGGCACATCTTTTGTAGGCATCAGTGATTTCACAGCATTCCAAGCAGCCGTTTTTGCAAAGACAGGACGTATCACTTGGGCCGGCCCAGCACTTTGTGAGGGCTTTGGAGTGCCTGTTACACAGGACTCACAGCCGGACGACATCATGGAAGACTGCTTCCACGACTTGATGTTGGGGCAGGGGGAGGGCGCAGGTTGGCGTCAGGATAAATCCGGATTTATTCCGCCTGAAGATGTCCAGCTTGCAAGTGATTCAGTCGTTTGGGGCGGGAACCTTTGCGTGCTTTCCACCTTGATTGGTACAGAATTCTTACCAAGCATTAACGGAGGAATTTTGTTCCTCGAAGATATCGCCGAGCATCCGTATCGCATAGAACGCATGTTGACGCAACTTTTGTACTCGGGTGTTTTGAGTCGTCAAAAAGCTATCCTATTTGGACAATTCACTGGATATCAGTTGGGGTCCCACGACAAGGGTTTTAAGTTTTCTACGGTGATCGAGTGGCTTAGAACTCGAGTCAACGTTCCAATACTGACTAACTTGCCGTATGGACATGTTCAAACGAAAGTGTTAATTCCATTTGGGAAGAAATCCGATCTTGCTGTGTCGGGCAGAGATGCAATGCTTTTTTGGGGACACTAG
- the tadA gene encoding tRNA adenosine(34) deaminase TadA, translated as MSLALEQAIEAESAGEVPVGAVVVKGGQVIARGRNRTIEWNDPSAHAEVVALKEAARVCGTHRLSGLQLFVTLEPCAMCSGAIFHGRIARVVFGAADPKTGCAGSVLNLFAVDTLNHHAEVSGGVLSQECSDILVRFFERSRARKIVSSIPLREDSLRTSESRFKGLLSSSMPSHFHLGREGFRLHYRDVHPAISGKTVLCLHEFPYWSEQFVSLVSKFESSGWRTICPDLIGCGLSDKPKKAAWHSDEAHAGVLRDLLSHLNMIPQTIIALGASANIASALVQATNWVATKLVHLDRCDSEVSYRDAGKAHSVKTMIGPWRAGEQHFLADLSPTQYRVATAPFPDAGHTAIFKGRLHSSFAHKYIDGSICLHRPVSSNRFELGEEVEEALFRMVEQG; from the coding sequence ATGTCGCTGGCCCTAGAGCAAGCGATCGAGGCAGAGTCGGCTGGTGAGGTACCAGTCGGTGCAGTCGTCGTAAAAGGTGGTCAAGTTATCGCGAGAGGGCGTAACAGGACCATTGAATGGAATGATCCAAGCGCCCATGCAGAAGTAGTAGCGCTCAAAGAAGCGGCTAGAGTCTGTGGCACTCACCGACTATCCGGACTTCAGCTATTCGTGACGCTTGAGCCGTGTGCTATGTGCAGTGGTGCGATTTTCCACGGCCGGATAGCGCGTGTTGTGTTTGGCGCTGCCGATCCCAAAACAGGCTGCGCTGGGTCTGTATTGAATTTGTTTGCGGTGGACACGCTCAATCATCACGCCGAGGTCTCAGGTGGCGTGCTTTCACAGGAGTGCTCTGACATCCTAGTGCGTTTTTTTGAACGTAGCCGTGCGAGAAAAATCGTATCCTCAATTCCATTGAGAGAGGATTCGCTCCGTACGTCAGAGTCCCGTTTCAAAGGTTTATTGTCTAGCAGCATGCCCAGCCATTTCCATTTAGGGCGTGAAGGTTTCAGGTTGCACTATCGAGATGTCCACCCTGCAATCTCAGGTAAAACCGTACTTTGTCTTCATGAGTTCCCGTATTGGTCTGAGCAATTTGTCTCACTGGTTTCGAAGTTTGAGTCTTCGGGATGGCGCACCATTTGCCCGGATCTGATTGGGTGCGGACTTAGTGACAAGCCCAAGAAGGCTGCATGGCATAGCGATGAGGCGCATGCTGGGGTACTCCGCGATTTGCTTTCCCACTTGAACATGATCCCCCAAACCATCATTGCGTTAGGTGCAAGCGCAAACATAGCTTCAGCATTGGTTCAAGCAACTAATTGGGTCGCAACAAAACTCGTGCATTTGGATCGCTGCGATAGCGAGGTTTCCTATCGTGACGCCGGTAAAGCCCATTCTGTGAAAACAATGATCGGACCCTGGCGGGCGGGCGAACAGCATTTTCTGGCAGACTTAAGCCCCACTCAGTATCGAGTTGCAACGGCCCCGTTTCCGGACGCCGGGCATACTGCAATCTTTAAGGGTAGGTTGCATAGTTCGTTCGCTCACAAATATATCGACGGGTCTATTTGTTTACACCGTCCAGTCAGTTCCAACCGTTTCGAGTTGGGCGAGGAAGTCGAAGAGGCGCTTTTTCGTATGGTCGAACAGGGATAA
- a CDS encoding PilZ domain-containing protein: MSSTSTPSARPSVIQLSIKEKAALYAAYIPMFTEGGVFIPTTRDYNLGDDVYVLLSLPEDMQRYPVAGKVAWITPAKAAGGRTQGVGILFPKDEKSRALKLKIEEILGAHMASDRPTQTV, from the coding sequence ATGAGCAGCACCTCTACCCCCAGCGCCCGGCCCAGCGTTATCCAGCTCTCCATCAAGGAAAAGGCTGCACTCTACGCTGCGTACATCCCCATGTTTACCGAGGGTGGGGTTTTCATACCTACTACCCGTGACTACAACTTAGGTGACGATGTCTACGTGCTTTTGTCCTTGCCTGAAGATATGCAGCGCTACCCTGTTGCAGGGAAAGTAGCATGGATCACTCCGGCAAAAGCTGCCGGGGGAAGAACCCAGGGCGTGGGCATTCTTTTTCCCAAGGACGAGAAGTCGAGAGCACTCAAGCTCAAGATCGAAGAGATTTTGGGTGCCCATATGGCATCTGATCGTCCCACCCAAACAGTCTAA
- a CDS encoding ankyrin repeat domain-containing protein, with protein MRNYIKFLVYAYVFIGFSVCRAGSYEDFFLAIDKDNAVVVESLLQRGFDPNTVNPRGLPALLVSIKAPAPKIVKLLLAHPELKVEARSPQDESALMLAAFAGDLALCEALVALDADVNKPGWTPLHYAATNAHLAVMQYLLDQFAYVDATSPNGTTPLMMAAMYGNSSAVKLLLEAGADPGLKNDKGLGALEFAQQVKKEESAAIIAAFIRARRPKGAW; from the coding sequence ATGAGAAATTACATTAAGTTTCTGGTCTATGCCTATGTTTTCATTGGATTTTCTGTCTGTAGAGCTGGATCCTATGAAGATTTTTTTCTCGCCATAGACAAGGACAACGCGGTCGTCGTTGAATCGTTGCTGCAGCGTGGCTTTGATCCCAACACAGTCAATCCCCGTGGCTTGCCGGCACTGTTGGTTTCTATCAAGGCACCAGCGCCGAAGATTGTGAAGCTTCTCTTGGCCCATCCGGAACTCAAGGTGGAAGCTCGCAGCCCCCAGGATGAAAGCGCCTTGATGCTTGCAGCCTTTGCCGGTGATCTGGCACTCTGTGAGGCATTGGTCGCACTGGACGCTGATGTGAATAAGCCCGGATGGACTCCATTGCACTATGCAGCGACGAATGCACATCTTGCTGTTATGCAGTATTTGTTGGATCAATTTGCCTATGTGGATGCGACTTCTCCCAACGGGACAACGCCGTTAATGATGGCCGCAATGTATGGGAATAGTTCCGCGGTAAAGCTTTTGCTGGAAGCTGGTGCAGACCCTGGCTTGAAGAATGACAAGGGTCTAGGCGCTTTAGAGTTTGCCCAGCAAGTAAAGAAAGAAGAATCTGCAGCCATCATTGCGGCCTTCATACGGGCAAGACGACCCAAAGGTGCTTGGTAG
- a CDS encoding adenylate/guanylate cyclase domain-containing protein, whose protein sequence is MGVQSTVVFTDLHGSTAVFGALGNVRATETITAITSWIANLSQSFGGRLVKTLGDGVMVVFADNAKAIDFVVEAQRAHSKGQHRQSSDVRLPIRIGVSRGEIEELAGDCYGDAVNVAARLCDLCGPNQIWASDSVVDSVSLGRGVSTRSLGPIHIRGRVEACGVYQIEWREEEPSDFLTMQAQLVTDFGNDRDVLGKEVCLRWGETVASFRSYELPAQIGRVKSAEFVVSDPRVSRNHAKLVWRNGGVILVDLSTYGTWVRFSDDAPGDILLRREECVLHGSGQLALGASFSDSTVPTVHFEIR, encoded by the coding sequence ATGGGCGTTCAATCCACTGTTGTATTTACGGATCTCCATGGGAGCACCGCTGTTTTTGGTGCGCTTGGAAACGTCCGTGCTACCGAAACCATCACTGCTATCACCTCGTGGATTGCGAATTTGTCGCAATCTTTCGGGGGGCGGTTGGTCAAGACTTTGGGTGATGGTGTGATGGTGGTGTTTGCCGATAACGCGAAAGCTATAGATTTTGTTGTTGAAGCGCAGAGGGCGCACTCCAAAGGACAGCATCGCCAGAGTAGCGATGTTCGGTTACCGATCAGAATCGGTGTTTCCAGGGGTGAGATCGAGGAACTGGCAGGTGATTGCTACGGTGATGCAGTCAATGTGGCTGCAAGACTTTGTGATCTTTGTGGCCCCAATCAGATTTGGGCGAGTGATTCTGTAGTTGATTCAGTTTCGCTCGGGCGTGGTGTGTCTACCCGTTCTCTCGGGCCCATTCATATACGTGGACGGGTTGAGGCTTGCGGTGTGTACCAGATTGAGTGGCGTGAGGAAGAGCCCTCAGACTTTTTGACTATGCAGGCTCAATTGGTGACTGATTTCGGGAATGACCGTGATGTGTTGGGCAAGGAGGTTTGCCTGCGTTGGGGCGAAACCGTGGCCTCGTTTAGATCGTATGAGTTGCCTGCGCAGATCGGTCGTGTCAAGTCTGCGGAGTTTGTCGTTTCAGATCCCCGTGTATCCCGTAACCATGCCAAATTGGTTTGGCGAAATGGCGGGGTTATTTTGGTCGACTTAAGTACCTATGGGACATGGGTTCGTTTTTCGGATGATGCTCCCGGTGATATTTTGCTTAGACGCGAGGAGTGCGTGTTGCATGGAAGCGGTCAATTAGCGCTTGGAGCATCATTTTCCGATTCAACGGTCCCGACTGTTCATTTCGAAATCCGGTAG
- the guaB gene encoding IMP dehydrogenase, with product MRLLGKALTFDDVLLVPAFSQVLPKDTSLATRFSRNIALNLPLVSAAMDTVTEARLAIAIAQEGGMGIVHKNLTPAEQAAQVAKVKRYESGLLRDPVVITPETTVRQVMALSDQLGVSGFPVCDGGKVVGIVTGRDLRFETRYDQTVREIMTPRERLITVPDGTTPEAAKALLNKHKLERLLVVNEAFELKGLITVKDITKQLNFPNAARDATGRLRVGAAVGVGEGTEARVEALVAAGVDAIVVDTAHGHSKGVIDRVRWVKQNFPQVDVVGGNIATGAAALALVEAGADAVKVGIGPGSICTTRIVAGVGVPQIMAVDSVATALRGTGVPLIADGGIRYSGDIAKAIAAGASTVMMGGMFAGTEEAPGEVILYQGRSYKSYRGMGSIGAMQQGSADRYFQESSTGNPNADKLVPEGIEGRVPYKGSMVAIVFQMAGGIRASMGYCGCATIADMQDKAEFVEITTAGIRESHVHDVQITKEAPNYRAD from the coding sequence ATGCGCCTTCTCGGCAAAGCGCTGACCTTCGACGATGTGTTGTTGGTACCAGCGTTCTCCCAAGTCCTGCCTAAGGACACCAGTCTCGCCACCCGTTTTTCCCGCAATATCGCACTGAATCTGCCGCTGGTGTCCGCCGCGATGGATACGGTGACCGAAGCCCGCCTGGCAATTGCCATTGCGCAAGAGGGTGGTATGGGCATTGTTCACAAAAACCTGACTCCAGCCGAACAGGCCGCGCAAGTGGCAAAGGTCAAGCGCTATGAGTCCGGATTGCTGCGTGACCCAGTGGTTATCACGCCTGAAACCACCGTCCGCCAAGTCATGGCGCTGTCAGACCAGTTAGGTGTATCCGGTTTCCCCGTTTGCGATGGCGGTAAAGTCGTCGGTATCGTGACGGGTCGCGACCTTCGCTTTGAGACCCGGTACGACCAGACTGTGCGTGAGATCATGACCCCCCGTGAGCGCTTGATCACCGTACCCGATGGCACGACGCCAGAGGCCGCTAAAGCGCTACTGAACAAGCACAAGCTCGAGCGTCTGCTGGTCGTCAATGAGGCTTTTGAGCTCAAGGGACTGATTACCGTTAAAGACATTACCAAGCAGTTGAATTTCCCCAACGCCGCGCGCGACGCCACAGGACGCTTGCGCGTCGGGGCTGCAGTGGGGGTGGGTGAGGGCACAGAGGCGCGCGTCGAAGCGCTGGTGGCTGCCGGGGTGGATGCCATTGTGGTGGATACGGCGCATGGACACAGCAAGGGTGTGATCGACCGGGTACGCTGGGTGAAGCAGAACTTCCCTCAAGTGGACGTGGTGGGTGGCAATATCGCCACTGGAGCCGCAGCGCTTGCCTTGGTGGAGGCTGGAGCTGACGCTGTCAAAGTCGGTATCGGCCCTGGTTCGATTTGCACCACGCGCATTGTGGCTGGTGTGGGTGTCCCTCAAATCATGGCGGTTGACAGCGTTGCCACTGCATTGCGTGGAACCGGTGTGCCTTTGATTGCCGACGGTGGCATCCGTTACAGCGGCGATATTGCAAAAGCCATTGCAGCCGGAGCCAGCACGGTGATGATGGGAGGCATGTTCGCTGGGACCGAGGAAGCCCCGGGTGAAGTTATTCTTTACCAAGGCCGCAGCTACAAGAGCTATCGTGGAATGGGAAGTATCGGCGCCATGCAACAAGGCAGTGCAGACCGCTATTTCCAAGAGTCCAGCACAGGTAATCCCAACGCCGATAAATTGGTGCCCGAGGGAATCGAAGGTCGTGTTCCCTACAAGGGCTCCATGGTGGCGATTGTGTTTCAGATGGCTGGCGGCATCCGGGCCAGCATGGGCTATTGTGGTTGCGCGACGATTGCCGACATGCAGGACAAGGCAGAGTTTGTTGAGATTACGACTGCCGGCATCCGTGAAAGCCATGTGCACGATGTGCAGATTACCAAAGAAGCCCCCAACTACCGCGCTGACTGA
- a CDS encoding putative bifunctional diguanylate cyclase/phosphodiesterase has translation MSVFHLAFVRGLMHNVSMSTGNLLEPHPDTDALQFLDDDATIGFEKELTWRLLIVDDEPDVHRATTFALSGVLILGRQLEFLHAYSATEAADILRTEADVAIVLLDVVMEREDAGLALVKTIRKELKLTDLRIILRTGQPGYAPEIETIHDFDINDYKTKSELTRTKLYATVTAALRAYEQIRKLDEMAFYDRLSCLPNRNKFIDISDERLANPSLHNEMMAILDIDDFSEINDALGHQQGDRLLQAVADRLKLELGPDAVLARIGSDTFGLMGPSEVVDPVRVLALFRTPFLVQDDAMVVTATMGLTCLFAGSVCGRDALKDANIALKRAKKSRRGSFVFFSAEMGSDIRERVRLLQSLRSAVESERLFIVYQPQVDLVSGAVTGMEALIRWRNEDGTFVPPDRFIPLAEASGMIVAIGDWVLRMACHELVRLQGMGLGEVRMSVNVSQIQFRHPEFLEKLNSALLDTRISPSCLELEITESVAMEDAEFMLETLHGVRQLGISIAIDDFGTGYSSLSQLRQLPIDRLKIDRAFVSELGGDVLGGHIASMVIELGRNLQLKVIAEGIETPEQAARLKDLGCHEGQGYFYAKPMTSSLLKEWLLARGAFASI, from the coding sequence ATGTCCGTTTTTCATTTGGCTTTCGTTCGCGGCTTGATGCACAATGTTTCCATGAGTACTGGGAATCTGTTGGAACCACATCCAGACACTGATGCACTTCAGTTTTTGGATGATGACGCAACCATCGGCTTCGAAAAGGAGTTGACCTGGAGGCTTTTGATTGTTGATGATGAGCCAGATGTTCACAGGGCAACGACTTTTGCATTGTCGGGTGTTCTGATTCTTGGGCGTCAATTAGAGTTCTTGCATGCTTATTCTGCTACCGAGGCAGCGGACATCCTCCGCACAGAGGCTGACGTAGCCATCGTGCTTCTTGATGTGGTGATGGAGCGCGAAGACGCCGGACTTGCGTTGGTAAAAACCATACGCAAGGAACTGAAACTAACGGATTTACGCATTATTTTGCGTACAGGGCAGCCCGGATACGCGCCTGAAATCGAGACCATTCATGATTTCGATATTAACGACTACAAGACGAAGTCAGAGCTGACACGGACCAAACTTTACGCCACCGTCACTGCGGCATTGCGTGCCTATGAGCAGATCCGCAAGCTTGACGAGATGGCATTCTACGACCGTCTTTCATGTCTGCCCAACCGTAACAAGTTCATCGATATCAGTGATGAGAGATTGGCCAACCCGTCCCTTCACAACGAGATGATGGCCATTCTCGACATTGACGACTTTTCGGAAATCAATGATGCACTTGGGCATCAGCAAGGTGACCGATTGCTTCAAGCGGTTGCAGACCGATTAAAGTTGGAACTTGGTCCTGATGCCGTATTGGCAAGGATTGGGAGTGATACTTTCGGTTTAATGGGCCCATCTGAAGTGGTCGATCCGGTTCGCGTACTGGCATTGTTTCGGACACCTTTTCTCGTACAGGACGACGCCATGGTGGTCACCGCGACCATGGGGTTGACGTGTTTGTTTGCTGGCAGCGTTTGCGGTCGAGATGCATTAAAGGATGCCAATATCGCACTCAAGCGGGCTAAGAAAAGCAGGCGAGGCAGCTTTGTTTTCTTCTCAGCTGAAATGGGCTCTGACATAAGAGAGCGAGTCCGATTGCTACAGAGTCTGCGTAGTGCGGTCGAAAGTGAGCGACTGTTCATTGTCTACCAGCCACAAGTCGATCTCGTCTCAGGTGCGGTGACCGGAATGGAGGCCTTGATTCGCTGGCGTAATGAGGACGGCACATTTGTGCCACCTGACCGTTTTATTCCCCTTGCAGAGGCATCGGGGATGATTGTGGCGATAGGGGATTGGGTGCTCAGAATGGCATGCCATGAATTGGTCAGGTTGCAGGGAATGGGGCTCGGCGAAGTAAGGATGTCAGTGAATGTTTCGCAGATCCAGTTCCGTCACCCAGAGTTTCTTGAAAAGCTGAATTCGGCATTGCTCGATACCCGGATCAGTCCCAGTTGCCTAGAGCTGGAAATTACAGAATCTGTGGCGATGGAAGACGCCGAGTTCATGCTGGAGACCTTGCATGGAGTACGTCAACTCGGCATCTCTATTGCCATTGACGACTTTGGTACTGGATATTCTTCGCTCAGTCAGCTCCGTCAATTACCCATCGACCGTCTGAAAATTGACCGCGCTTTCGTGTCAGAGTTGGGTGGCGATGTTTTGGGCGGTCATATTGCTTCGATGGTGATTGAGTTAGGACGTAATCTTCAGCTAAAGGTCATTGCTGAAGGTATTGAGACTCCTGAGCAGGCGGCGCGACTCAAAGATCTGGGGTGCCATGAGGGTCAAGGTTATTTTTATGCCAAGCCGATGACTTCATCCTTGTTAAAAGAATGGCTACTAGCCCGCGGTGCTTTTGCTTCAATCTGA